TAGTGGTGGCGAAATCCGTGACGAAGGTGCCACGGGTAAGGGTTCCAAGCCGAAGGCCGGTCTCACGGGCTTTAGCGTTTCGAACTTGAAACTGCCGGGTGCAGTCCAACCTTGGGAAAAGGACTTTGGTAGCCCGTCCCGTATTGCTTCTGCCCTCGACATTATGATTGAAGGCCCGCTGGGAGGCGCTGCATTCAACAACGAATACGGCCGTCCGAACATCCTCGGTTACTTCCGTACTTTCGAACAGGAAGTCGATGCCCAGAACGGCAAGGAAGTCCGCGGTTACCACAAGCCGATTATGTTGGCTGGTGGTCTCGGCAACATCAAGCATGAACATATCGAAAAGGGCCACATCGATCCGGGTGACCACCTGATCGTGCTCGGCGGTCCGGCCATGCTCATTGGTCTTGGTGGTGGTGCTGCTAGCTCTGTGGCTAACGGTGCCGGTAATGAATCTCTCGACTTTGCCTCTGTGCAGCGTGAAAACCCCGAAATGGAACGCCGCTGCCAGGAAGTCATCGACCGCTGCTGGGCGATGAACGATGAAAACCCGATTACCTTCATTCACGACGTGGGTGCAGGTGGACTTTCCAACGCCTTCCCGGAACTCGTGAACGATGGCGGTCTCGGCGGTAAGTTTGAACTGCGTAACGTGCCGAACGACGAACCGGGTATGAGCCCGTTCGAAATCTGGAGTAACGAATCCCAGGAACGTTATGTGATCGCTATTGCAGGCGACAAGCTTGACGTGTTCGACGCTATCTGTAAGCGTGAACGCTGCCCGTACGCTGTGGTGGGCGAGGCTATTCCTGAAAAGCACTTGACTCTGACCGACAAACACTTCGGTACGACTCCGATCGACATGCCGCTCGGCGTGCTCCTTGGCAAGCCGCCCCGCATGATCCGTAACGAAAAGAGCCAGAAGCGCCCGCTTTCTTCCACGGTGGTTCCGGCTGATGCTTCCATCAAGGATGTGGCTCACCGCGTGCTTGCAAACCCGACCGTTGCCGATAAGACGTTCTTGATTTCTATCGGTGACCGTTCTGTGACGGGTATGATTTGCCGTGACCAGATGGTTGGCCCGTGGCAGGTTCCGGTTGCTGACTGCGCCGTGACCTCTGCAACTCTCGATACTTATGAAGGTGAAGTCATGAGCATGGGCGAACGCGCTCCGATTGCTTTGATTTCTCCGGCTGCTGCCGCTCGTATGACGGTGGCTGAATCCCTCACGAACATGGCTGCCGCCTGCGTGCCTGATATGGGCCGCGTGAACTTGTCCGCAAACTGGATGGCTACGCCGAACTACGAAGGCGATGGCGCCGACCTTTACGAAGCTGTGAAGTCCATCGGTATGGAACTCTGCCCGGATCTCGGCATTACGATTCCGGTGGGTAAGGACTCCATGAGCATGAGCACTGTGTGGAAGGACGACAAGGGTAGCCACCGCGTGACGGCTCCGATTTCGCTCGTTATCAGTGCCTTTGCTCCGTGTGCCGACGTGCGCAAGACGCTTACCCCGCAGCTGTTGCAGGATAAGGATTCGACGCTCGTGCTCGTTGATTTGGCCCGCGGTCAGAACCGTATGGGCGCATCCATCGCCGCTCAGGTTTACAACAACCTCGGCAACAAGGCTCCGGATGTCGATTCCGCTCAGGAACTCCGCGCCTTCTTCGAAACCATCCAGAAACTCAATGCCGCAGGCAAGATTATGGCCTACCACGACAAGAGCGATGGCGGTCTCTACACGACGGTTGCCGAAATGGCATTCGCCGGTCACGTGGGTGTCACGCTCAATGCCGGTGCCCTCAAGGGTAACCTGATTGACGCCCTGTTCAACGAAGAACTCGGTGCCGTACTCCAGGTCAAGAAGGCTGATTTGAAGGCCGTGTTCGAAGCATTCGCTGCTGTCGGCCTGGGCGATACCGTTTCTGAAATCGGTACGCTCAACGATACTTACAACTTAATCATCGGCGACTACGCTGAAGGTCTTTCCGACCTGCGCGCCATCTGGAGCGACACGACCCGCCGCATCGCGGCTCTCCGCGATAACCCGGATTGTGCCGAAAGCGAATACAAGCTCAAGTTGGAACAGGACGATCCGGGTATCACGCCGAAGGTCACCTTCGACGTGGCGGCGTCTGCAAAGATTATCAAGGACTACGCTAGCCGTCCGAAGATGGCAATTCTGCGCGAACAGGGCGTCAACGGCGAACTCGAAATGGCCGCCGCCTTCCAGAATGCAGGCTTTGAATCCATCGACGTCCACATGACCGATATTCTCGAAGGCCGCATTTCCCTGAAGGACTTCAACGGTCTCGTGGCTTGCGGTGGCTTTAGCTACGGTGACGTGCTCGGTGCCGGCGAAGGCTGGGCCAAGAGCATCCTCTTCAACCCGAAGGCCCGCGCCGAATTCGAAGCTTACTTCAACCGCAAGGACACCTTCACTCTCGGCGTCTGCAACGGCTGCCAGATGGTCTCTAACCTCAAGGACTTGATTCCGGGCGCCAAGCACTGGCCGCGCTTTGTGCAGAACCTCTCCGAACGTTTCGAAGCTCGCTTTGCAAGCCTCAAGGTCGAAGATACTCCGGCTGTGCTCCTCAAGGGGATGGCAGGCTCCGTGCTTCCGATCGCAGTGGCCCACGGTGAAGGCCGTGCGGAATTCGCTAGCCGCGAAGCTGCCGAAGCATGCCTCAAGACCGGTCTCGTGGCGCTCCGCTATGTGGATGGCAAGCACGAATACACCGAACGCTACCCGCTGAACCCCAACGGCTCTCCCTTCGGTATCAACGGTCTCTGCTCCGAAGACGGTCGCGCCCTCGTGATGATGCCGCACCCGGAACGCGTGTTCCGTACCTGCCAGTACTCCTGGCACCCGGCAGACTGGGGCGAAGACGGTCCGTGGATGCAGTTGTTCCGCAACGGACGTATCTTTGTGGGCTAATTTTTGTAGCTTAGTGTCGAAAATTGCTGTCTTGAAATCTTAACCAGAGGAATTATGAAGGCAAAACTCCTGGCTCTTGTTTCATTGGCTTCGCTGTTTGTTTTGAACGGCTGTAACGGTATCGGCGACAAGGATACAATCCTTGCTCGCATCGATGGCGAAAAAGTCTATCAAGAAGATTACGCATTGCTGTTGAAAAATGGCGGGCTCAAGGGCGTCAAGAATCAGTACCTCTATGACAATCTGTATTCAAAGGCAGCGCTTTCGGCTAAGGCTGTTGAAGAATATCCCGAGCTGGAAGACGAATGGAAGGCTTACTACGCCGACCTTGACGCTCGCGTGCTGACGATGGTTTACCAGCGCTATTACGTCTCTGAAAACATGACTTATAGCGATGCCGAACTCCGCCAGTTCTACGACGCCAACCGTAGCATGTTCCCCGAAGATTCTACCGGAGATTTCTTGTCGGTGCGTCCTCTGGTGGCAAGCTACTATTACGCTTCCAAGAATGCCGAAGCTTTCGCAGCCTATATCAAGGATACTCTCAAGCTTGAAAATCCGACTGCCGAAGATTCCCTGAAGGCGAAAAAGTCTTTTGCCGATGTCCGCCGAGTTGCCCTGCAGCAGGAATTGTCTACGGATCTTCTCGCGAAGCACAATATCGAAATCAAGGAACTTCCTCCCGTTGATCCGAAGGTGTATTACAACAAGCACCAGGATCAGTTCATGACGGTTCCCGGCTATGAACTTTACCATGTGCAAGCGGATTCCGCGAAACTTGCAGGCCTGTTTACTGAAACGCCGACCCTTGATCAGTTCAAGTCGGTGGCTGCAGCAAATAGCAAGAATGCAAAAACGGCCAAGGATAGCGGCTACGTTGGACACGTCAAGGTCGATTACGTGTTGCCTTATGGCATTGGAGTCGTGCCTCAGCTGATGCCGACGCTCAAGGATAAGGAGCCGGGCTTTGTAACGCCTGTGCTCAAGGCTAGCGACAATACGTTCCATGTCTTCTACCTGGCCGGTATCGATGCTTCTCGCTTAAAACCGTTTGACCGCGTCGACGTGGGTATTGCCAATGCAATCAAGGATGGCTATTACTTTGATGTCGATACCTCTGTCGTGTTGATTACCAAGGCAGGGGAGCCCGTGTTCACGGAAGCGGATATGATCCGCTTTAACGAAAAGTTTATCCACCGTACAATGAACCGCAACATTCACGACCGTGTCGTGTCGATGCTTGCCGAAGCGTTTGCCTTTGCTGATGCTGCAAAAGAAGCTCATTTGAACCATAGCTGGGAATACAGGGCCATGGTCCGCCAGTCCCGCTGGGATTACTTGAGCGAACATTACATCCAGAAAAAACTCGGTGGCGAAAACATCCCCGAAGATACCCTTAAGGCTTTGTTCGACCGTGTAGGTTCCCCGATTCATGTAGGTTACAATTACGAACAAGCTAAGGAAGACCTTCGTAAGGTGGCGGCCTTCCCGGTAAATATGTACAAGCATGAATATTACATGGGATACCGCATGCTTTATGTCGGCAAGACTTTTGAGGAAAGCGTTCCCGTAATCTATGCCCGCCGTTCCGACGAAGTCGAAAGACTCATGTCTCAGAGATTTGCTGCAGAAGCCTATTCCAAGGCAACGGTTCACCTTTACGATACGGGCGTTTCCGAATATAAGCCGACTATGATTGCGAACGTCCTGCTGGCTCGAGCCGATTCTCTCTACCAGGCTGGCAAGAAGTCTGACGCTTACTACGAATACCGCAAGGTCATGTTCGCCTATGCCGATAACGACAGCCTATTCGAACATGTCGCTTATGAAATGGCTCAGATCGAGAGCGAAAATGAAGAATTCCTGGATGCCGAAGGTGACTATTACGCCTTCTACACCATGTGGCCGGATAGCCCGAATGCAGAAAAGGCCATGTTCAGCCGCGGCTTTATGCTCAACGAAAATTTGGGCCAGAATGACCAGGCTCTCGAAGTTTTAGAAACATTCCTCCAGAAGTATCCGAACAGTGAACTCAAGGAATCTGCCCAGTGGCTTGTCGATAACATCAAGAGCAACGGAAAACTTGCCGAAGACTTGATGAAAAAGATCGAAGCCGAGGAATAAAAAT
Above is a genomic segment from Fibrobacter sp. UWB5 containing:
- the purL gene encoding phosphoribosylformylglycinamidine synthase, giving the protein MLILRGTPALSDFRLQKLSSDFKSAGLSVATVYAEFLHVVDLSADLTDAETETLKKVLHYGPAREPKALEGELFVVCPRPGTISPWSSKATDIAHICGLPAIKRIERAIAYYVKFEGAVPAGAREKISAKIHDRMTQAVFADTASLEVLFSKEEPRPLNVIPVLTEGRDALVKADKEMGLALSSDEIDYLVKNFTELKRNPTDVELYMFAQANSEHCRHKVFGAEWTIDGVKQDKSLFQMIKNTYQLHNSNIFSAYKDNAAVMKGAVAGRYYADPRNNKYDFHHEEVDILMKVETHNHPTAISPFPGAATGSGGEIRDEGATGKGSKPKAGLTGFSVSNLKLPGAVQPWEKDFGSPSRIASALDIMIEGPLGGAAFNNEYGRPNILGYFRTFEQEVDAQNGKEVRGYHKPIMLAGGLGNIKHEHIEKGHIDPGDHLIVLGGPAMLIGLGGGAASSVANGAGNESLDFASVQRENPEMERRCQEVIDRCWAMNDENPITFIHDVGAGGLSNAFPELVNDGGLGGKFELRNVPNDEPGMSPFEIWSNESQERYVIAIAGDKLDVFDAICKRERCPYAVVGEAIPEKHLTLTDKHFGTTPIDMPLGVLLGKPPRMIRNEKSQKRPLSSTVVPADASIKDVAHRVLANPTVADKTFLISIGDRSVTGMICRDQMVGPWQVPVADCAVTSATLDTYEGEVMSMGERAPIALISPAAAARMTVAESLTNMAAACVPDMGRVNLSANWMATPNYEGDGADLYEAVKSIGMELCPDLGITIPVGKDSMSMSTVWKDDKGSHRVTAPISLVISAFAPCADVRKTLTPQLLQDKDSTLVLVDLARGQNRMGASIAAQVYNNLGNKAPDVDSAQELRAFFETIQKLNAAGKIMAYHDKSDGGLYTTVAEMAFAGHVGVTLNAGALKGNLIDALFNEELGAVLQVKKADLKAVFEAFAAVGLGDTVSEIGTLNDTYNLIIGDYAEGLSDLRAIWSDTTRRIAALRDNPDCAESEYKLKLEQDDPGITPKVTFDVAASAKIIKDYASRPKMAILREQGVNGELEMAAAFQNAGFESIDVHMTDILEGRISLKDFNGLVACGGFSYGDVLGAGEGWAKSILFNPKARAEFEAYFNRKDTFTLGVCNGCQMVSNLKDLIPGAKHWPRFVQNLSERFEARFASLKVEDTPAVLLKGMAGSVLPIAVAHGEGRAEFASREAAEACLKTGLVALRYVDGKHEYTERYPLNPNGSPFGINGLCSEDGRALVMMPHPERVFRTCQYSWHPADWGEDGPWMQLFRNGRIFVG
- a CDS encoding peptidyl-prolyl cis-trans isomerase; the encoded protein is MKAKLLALVSLASLFVLNGCNGIGDKDTILARIDGEKVYQEDYALLLKNGGLKGVKNQYLYDNLYSKAALSAKAVEEYPELEDEWKAYYADLDARVLTMVYQRYYVSENMTYSDAELRQFYDANRSMFPEDSTGDFLSVRPLVASYYYASKNAEAFAAYIKDTLKLENPTAEDSLKAKKSFADVRRVALQQELSTDLLAKHNIEIKELPPVDPKVYYNKHQDQFMTVPGYELYHVQADSAKLAGLFTETPTLDQFKSVAAANSKNAKTAKDSGYVGHVKVDYVLPYGIGVVPQLMPTLKDKEPGFVTPVLKASDNTFHVFYLAGIDASRLKPFDRVDVGIANAIKDGYYFDVDTSVVLITKAGEPVFTEADMIRFNEKFIHRTMNRNIHDRVVSMLAEAFAFADAAKEAHLNHSWEYRAMVRQSRWDYLSEHYIQKKLGGENIPEDTLKALFDRVGSPIHVGYNYEQAKEDLRKVAAFPVNMYKHEYYMGYRMLYVGKTFEESVPVIYARRSDEVERLMSQRFAAEAYSKATVHLYDTGVSEYKPTMIANVLLARADSLYQAGKKSDAYYEYRKVMFAYADNDSLFEHVAYEMAQIESENEEFLDAEGDYYAFYTMWPDSPNAEKAMFSRGFMLNENLGQNDQALEVLETFLQKYPNSELKESAQWLVDNIKSNGKLAEDLMKKIEAEE